The following is a genomic window from Geminicoccaceae bacterium SCSIO 64248.
TCGATCAGCTGGGTTGCCGCCTGGCGGCTGATCCGCAGCTCCTTGACCAGCATCGGCGCGCTGACCAAGGGACGGCTTAGGATTAGGTCGATCACATCAGGCAAATGCGAGGTCGAGCGTCGCCCCTGCAGCACCAGGGCCAGACGCTCCTGTGCCTGCTCCAGCCGCTCGAGCAGCGCCAGGCCGCGCTCGGAAGCTGCCGCCATGGCGTCCAGGGCACCGGCCAGACGGCGCTCCAACGGGTGGGTCGCCAGAGGCCGGTAGTGCATCCGCTGCAGGCCGAGATTGAAGGTCAGGAGATGACGCCGGGTCTTGCGCCGCAGACGCAGCAGGCTGCCGATCAGCAGCCGGCCCAGCCACGTGCCCCGCCCAAGCGGACGCAATGCCCGCCAGGCATCCCAGGCCAGCGCTGCCGCGATCAGCGCGGGGTAGCGACGCAGGGCTTCGCCCGCCACCTCCAGCCACCGGCCGTAATGCGTGCCGGCCTCCATGGCGGTCGCCTCGATCAGCGCCTCGTCGTCCTCGGCGCCATCCTCCCCCTCCCCTGCCCCGTCCTCCTCTAATTTGGGCGGACGCCGCTCGAGCAGCGTGTCGATGCCGTCTGCGGTCAGCGCCCAGGCCGGACGCCGCCGTAGCAGCATCCGCCGGGCCCGCAGCACGTGGTGGGCCTGGCCGAGCTCCTGGCTGCCGTAGCGGACGTCCATGAAGGCATCGCGCAGGACCAGGTCCTCCCGGGTCACCAAGGCACCGTCCTGAGCCAGGCTGGCGCAGGCATCCTCGACATGGCTGTGCCCGCTCCAACCAACTCGCAGCGAGCTGACCGACAGCCGGGCATCGAGCGCGGCGATCCCCACCTCCGCCTGCTCCCACGGACGCGCACATGACGGCCAGCCGAGAGCGTCAGGGAGATGATAAAGCACTTTCCTTGCCTGAAGCACAGATCCATCAGTCAAGCTTATACGCATTTGCATTGACCTGCATAGATCGCTTTGCTCCGACACCACCACCTGCCCCGTTCCGGACGGAACAGACACGGGCAATGGGCACCTGTTCGGCCGCGCTCCGATGGCCGTCAGCGTGCTTAGAGGCGCAGAAACCCAGGTATTGGCGACCACAGCGCACGGGAGGGTCGAAGGGCGGCCGGCGCACTCAGGCTGCGAGCAACGTAGGCAAAGGATCGTTTTCTGCTATCTGCCAATAGTGTACAGCGGTGCTGTCAGTCGCCGAAATCGTTGGAAATCCGCCTCAACCGGCCGGATAGCGCGTGCTTTGGCACGATTCTCGGCTGTTTAGGACGTGAAATGCGACGATCTCCCCTGCCCCGCCGCCTGATCGGCTATGCTCGTGTCTCCACCAGTGAGCAGGACACCCACGCTCAGCGGCTCGAGCTCGTGGCTGCCGGCTGTACCATCATCGTTCAGGAGCACGGCTCCGGTGCCTCGCGCGCCCGGCCTGAACTCGCCCGGCTGCTGCGCGACATCACGAAAGACGCCATCCTTGTCGTGGTCCGGCTTGATCGCCTGGCCCGCTCGGTCGGCCATCTGCTTGAAGTCATCGAGACCTTGGAGCGCAAGGGGGCGCACTTTCGGTCGCTGCACGATCCGATCGACACCTCCACCCCGCAGGGCATGTTCTCGCTCCAGGTCCTGGGCGCCGTCGCCCAGCTCGAGCGGGCGCTGATCGCCGAGCGCACCAAGGCCGGCATGGCCGCGGCCCGCGCGCGAGGCCGCCTGCCCGGCAATCCCGGCCTGCGCAACGGTACAATCGAGGCCCGCCAGGCGGTCAGTCAGGCGCGTGAGCGCGCCTATCTCAATGAATTGCTCGGCTCCATGGACCGTTGGCTGCCGACCGTGCAGATCCTGCGGCCGAATCAGTCCTGGAGCGATGTTGCGCGCATCCTCAACGGTCGCGGACTTGGACCTTGGACCACCGAGCGCTTGCGGCGCGCGGTGAAACGCCTGGCGCAGGAGAAGCTCGCCGACCCTGCTCTCCTGGCACCTGCACCCCGCCAAGCCGCCGCCGATCGTCTCGCCGTCCTCGTCCAAGGCATCGCCCAGGCCAACCCGGATCTGTCGCTGCGGGCCATCGCCGCCCAGCTCGAGGCCATGCATGAGCGTACACTACGCGGAGGTCACCGATGGAACGCGTCATCTGTCAAACACCTGCTTGCGCGTACGACTGTTCCAGACTGAACTAGCACAGCACGCGAAGTGACACGAACCTTACTCCGACGTCGGTTCTTGAAGGATCAGGGTCTCGAGATCACGGGCACCATGTACAACCCGCTCGATTGTGATGAAGTCTCCAGGCCGCTCGCTATAGAGAACAAGGTAGTTTCGATACACAGCACCACGCACGTCCAAGCCGAACTCCGAACGCACGGGATACCGCCGCGCCTGCTCACCGAGATCTCGGCAAAAAAAGCGCAACTCCCGCACGAAGGACAAGGCTCGCGCAGGGTTATCCCGCGCAATATAGTCCGCAATCGCCTCGAGGTCGTCACGTGCAAGAGGCGTGTAGGTAATCCGCCGCGTCATCCGTTGTCCCGGCTTCCCAGCCCTCCTAA
Proteins encoded in this region:
- a CDS encoding helix-turn-helix domain-containing protein — encoded protein: MGIAALDARLSVSSLRVGWSGHSHVEDACASLAQDGALVTREDLVLRDAFMDVRYGSQELGQAHHVLRARRMLLRRRPAWALTADGIDTLLERRPPKLEEDGAGEGEDGAEDDEALIEATAMEAGTHYGRWLEVAGEALRRYPALIAAALAWDAWRALRPLGRGTWLGRLLIGSLLRLRRKTRRHLLTFNLGLQRMHYRPLATHPLERRLAGALDAMAAASERGLALLERLEQAQERLALVLQGRRSTSHLPDVIDLILSRPLVSAPMLVKELRISRQAATQLIDEVRPHLRELTGRGRYRAWGVV
- a CDS encoding recombinase family protein; translation: MRRSPLPRRLIGYARVSTSEQDTHAQRLELVAAGCTIIVQEHGSGASRARPELARLLRDITKDAILVVVRLDRLARSVGHLLEVIETLERKGAHFRSLHDPIDTSTPQGMFSLQVLGAVAQLERALIAERTKAGMAAARARGRLPGNPGLRNGTIEARQAVSQARERAYLNELLGSMDRWLPTVQILRPNQSWSDVARILNGRGLGPWTTERLRRAVKRLAQEKLADPALLAPAPRQAAADRLAVLVQGIAQANPDLSLRAIAAQLEAMHERTLRGGHRWNASSVKHLLARTTVPD
- a CDS encoding type II toxin-antitoxin system RelE/ParE family toxin, whose protein sequence is MTRRITYTPLARDDLEAIADYIARDNPARALSFVRELRFFCRDLGEQARRYPVRSEFGLDVRGAVYRNYLVLYSERPGDFITIERVVHGARDLETLILQEPTSE